In Bdellovibrionales bacterium, the following proteins share a genomic window:
- a CDS encoding AAA family ATPase has translation MNNSVTPSDDNLERVSGIVERITFHNPENGWTVLKVSSFRDPGRLITVLIHQAKVFAGATMEFWGTYGHHSQHGEQFKAVRAVEKKPASAAALEKYLGSGLIRGVGPATAKRIVGHFKERTLEVFEKSINELLHVPGIADKKIAQIRTSWSEHQAIRDVMIFLQGYGISTLFATKIYKTYGDKSIQIVSDNPYRLAHDIYGIGFFSADKIALAMGFEKTGKLRIEAGIKHVLSASRDEGHCFLTEEQIVVGTLELLRENIERNNLMEVLLLLKNTNQVKHRKMSYRGSELQDCYYSKSLYYDELTTADRLLDLMKKQVPIDLVRIKGWVAKYCEQQGIELSEEQMTAVCEISAHPFSILTGGPGCGKTTCTKVLVQLLLAMKRRVLLAAPTGRAAQRMSEVIGIEAKTIHRLLEWAPAKAGFKKDETDQLQVDFLIVDETSMLDIGLAASLFKAVPNGAQVLFIGDPDQLPAVGAGDVLADLLKSPEIPRFRLTQVFRQAQSSSIIRFAHEINSGGLPKILSPLAEPQAFAQGIDCLFVDSDEATQEQLRFLSRAKAALERTVAEGETHLLRSGEKWVGRLQKAAQGIEIDELLLPSEVTEQSVREPILMIPEKFRNVDLNQLLHAGAGAAELKTILKSVHPWSSLHYGLTAVDSVVRLYTKSIREWMGGAEVEIQVLTPQVRGTLGTMNLNHCLQAASNPEAPHKRQLQMGGRTLRTGDRVIQTRNNYDLGVFNGDIGRIVEIDTEGGSCHVSFSGGDGRREVVFEREDLNELSLAYAITIHKSQGSEFQVVLIPVLGQHFNMLFRNLIYTGLTRAKKLAVFVGSRKALAMAVNKIDNRKRQTALTGLVSQVIS, from the coding sequence GTGAACAACTCCGTGACCCCATCTGATGACAATTTAGAAAGAGTTTCGGGTATTGTTGAGAGAATCACTTTTCACAATCCAGAAAACGGGTGGACTGTGTTAAAGGTCTCTTCCTTTAGAGATCCAGGTCGCCTCATCACAGTTCTGATTCACCAGGCGAAAGTTTTTGCCGGGGCCACCATGGAGTTTTGGGGTACTTATGGTCATCATTCTCAGCACGGAGAGCAGTTTAAGGCTGTGCGAGCCGTAGAGAAAAAACCTGCCTCTGCGGCGGCTTTGGAAAAGTATTTGGGCTCGGGTCTTATTCGGGGCGTGGGACCTGCGACGGCAAAGAGGATTGTGGGACATTTTAAAGAAAGAACTTTGGAGGTATTTGAGAAGAGCATCAATGAGCTTCTTCATGTGCCTGGTATTGCAGACAAAAAAATTGCACAAATCAGAACCTCATGGTCGGAACATCAGGCGATTCGCGATGTGATGATTTTTCTTCAGGGCTATGGCATAAGCACTCTATTTGCGACAAAAATATACAAGACTTACGGGGACAAATCGATCCAAATCGTCTCCGACAATCCGTACCGGCTGGCTCATGATATTTATGGCATTGGATTTTTTTCAGCAGATAAAATTGCTTTGGCAATGGGATTTGAAAAAACCGGCAAACTTCGAATTGAGGCGGGAATAAAACACGTTTTGTCAGCCAGTCGAGATGAGGGGCATTGTTTTTTGACCGAAGAACAGATTGTTGTTGGGACACTGGAGCTCTTGAGAGAAAACATCGAAAGAAACAACCTGATGGAGGTCTTGCTTCTTCTTAAAAATACAAATCAGGTCAAGCATCGCAAAATGAGCTATCGAGGGAGCGAACTGCAGGATTGTTATTATTCAAAAAGTCTCTACTATGACGAACTGACCACGGCCGATCGCCTCTTGGATCTCATGAAAAAGCAGGTGCCTATTGATCTGGTGAGAATCAAGGGCTGGGTTGCAAAGTACTGTGAACAGCAGGGGATTGAACTCAGTGAAGAGCAGATGACGGCTGTGTGTGAAATTTCGGCTCACCCGTTTTCAATTCTCACAGGGGGGCCCGGATGCGGAAAGACAACCTGCACCAAGGTTTTGGTTCAATTGCTTCTTGCCATGAAACGAAGAGTCTTGCTAGCGGCCCCCACCGGAAGAGCGGCACAGAGAATGAGCGAAGTGATCGGGATCGAAGCCAAAACAATTCATCGTTTGTTGGAGTGGGCTCCAGCGAAGGCTGGATTTAAAAAGGATGAAACGGATCAGTTGCAAGTTGATTTTTTGATCGTCGATGAAACATCGATGTTGGACATTGGGCTTGCAGCGAGCCTGTTTAAAGCTGTGCCCAATGGAGCGCAAGTGCTTTTCATCGGTGATCCGGATCAGTTGCCGGCGGTCGGAGCTGGTGATGTGTTGGCCGATTTGCTCAAGAGTCCCGAGATCCCTCGTTTTCGGTTGACTCAGGTTTTTCGTCAGGCTCAATCTTCGTCGATCATTCGCTTTGCTCACGAAATAAATAGTGGCGGCTTGCCAAAAATCCTTTCTCCCTTGGCCGAGCCTCAGGCTTTTGCTCAGGGCATCGATTGTCTTTTCGTGGATTCTGACGAGGCCACTCAGGAACAGTTGAGATTTCTCAGTCGTGCGAAGGCGGCGTTGGAGCGCACAGTGGCTGAGGGCGAGACTCATTTACTGAGGAGCGGTGAGAAATGGGTTGGACGCTTACAAAAAGCGGCTCAAGGAATTGAAATCGACGAACTCCTTCTACCCTCAGAGGTGACTGAGCAAAGTGTTCGGGAGCCGATTTTAATGATTCCAGAAAAATTTCGAAACGTGGATTTGAACCAATTGCTGCACGCCGGAGCGGGAGCTGCTGAGTTAAAGACGATTTTAAAATCAGTTCATCCCTGGTCCTCGCTTCATTACGGTCTGACGGCAGTCGATTCTGTTGTGAGGCTCTACACAAAATCCATTCGAGAATGGATGGGCGGAGCAGAGGTCGAGATTCAGGTGCTGACCCCTCAGGTCAGGGGTACGCTCGGTACCATGAACTTGAACCATTGCTTGCAAGCAGCAAGCAATCCCGAAGCTCCCCATAAGCGTCAGCTTCAGATGGGCGGGCGAACTCTGAGAACTGGCGATCGGGTGATTCAAACACGAAACAATTATGATTTGGGAGTTTTTAACGGCGACATTGGTCGAATTGTTGAGATTGATACGGAAGGCGGATCTTGTCATGTCAGTTTTAGTGGAGGAGATGGTCGCAGGGAAGTGGTCTTTGAAAGAGAGGACTTGAATGAGCTCTCACTGGCCTATGCGATCACAATTCACAAAAGTCAGGGCTCGGAATTCCAAGTCGTTTTGATACCGGTTCTTGGTCAACATTTTAATATGCTCTTTAGAAATTTGATTTACACAGGTTTGACAAGAGCCAAGAAATTAGCTGTCTTCGTGGGGAGTCGAAAAGCTCTCGCAATGGCTGTGAATAAGATTGACAATCGAAAACGGCAAACCGCATTGACGGGATTGGTTTCGCAAGTAATATCATAA
- a CDS encoding acyl-CoA thioesterase — MTEMILPSHTNSLDSVFGGVIMSWIDICAAISALRHCNRPVVTASIDAVNFMAPAYKGWIVTLVSSVNYVSRTSMEVGVRVEAEHLVQNEKFQIASAYLTFVALDDNGKPMPVRPVIPQSVEEKRRYEAAKKRRELRLQTRK; from the coding sequence ATGACGGAGATGATACTCCCTTCCCACACAAATTCGCTTGATAGTGTCTTTGGCGGCGTAATCATGTCCTGGATCGACATTTGCGCCGCTATTTCCGCTCTTCGGCATTGCAATCGTCCCGTTGTCACGGCCAGCATTGACGCCGTGAATTTTATGGCTCCAGCATACAAGGGATGGATTGTGACTTTGGTTTCTTCCGTCAATTATGTCTCCAGAACTTCAATGGAAGTGGGTGTTCGAGTTGAAGCTGAGCATCTGGTGCAGAACGAAAAATTCCAGATAGCATCGGCCTATCTTACTTTTGTTGCACTTGATGACAATGGCAAACCCATGCCTGTGCGGCCAGTGATTCCTCAGAGTGTCGAAGAGAAACGCCGCTATGAGGCTGCAAAAAAACGTCGGGAATTAAGGCTTCAAACACGAAAATAA
- a CDS encoding helix-turn-helix transcriptional regulator, whose product MLRDVLIQKGLSNREAEVAELVTRGLSNKEVANQLFVTEKTVKFHLTNIYKKMNVKSRAQLIVWCLPHFGFVEKEERQAAQEASNNSIVGGSQNVIADTIPAGSQTVVSSMSIPTGINRGPGADSFGGN is encoded by the coding sequence ATGCTCAGAGATGTCCTGATTCAAAAAGGTCTATCAAACCGCGAGGCAGAAGTAGCTGAGCTGGTAACGAGGGGCTTATCCAACAAGGAAGTTGCGAACCAATTGTTCGTTACAGAGAAAACAGTGAAGTTCCATTTGACTAACATCTATAAAAAGATGAACGTCAAGTCGCGCGCCCAGCTGATCGTATGGTGCTTACCGCACTTCGGGTTCGTGGAAAAGGAAGAGCGTCAAGCAGCACAAGAAGCGAGCAATAACAGTATTGTTGGCGGATCTCAGAATGTGATCGCAGATACAATACCTGCAGGAAGTCAGACAGTTGTTTCTAGCATGTCTATTCCCACAGGAATTAATCGCGGACCTGGTGCTGACTCTTTCGGTGGTAATTGA